A single window of Streptomyces cathayae DNA harbors:
- a CDS encoding XRE family transcriptional regulator: protein MDQFTHPLTYARSQRGLTRPDLAAKIRAAAARRGLRSGTDKARLRKWEVLGVTPDADNQHYLAEALGMPTDAVDPGNWPNWLHWDESGVVALGPASTVPALREALISTMDRRAFLTVSGTVLTGLAAAWADTGVVPALAAAGGARSVGDDLVTMLEDSTRKLSSVATEQRQHLAMLLDAHLATVTDLIEHGRFTRPIGNRLHSLAASLSQTVAWHRFDHGLHTAATKHWVAALHSTHATGDHDMGAAMLGDLAYQAAWRQDHTTAVGILTHALTRTEHPAAKSLLNLRLARALAAQGNGKDARRSLTVAEQLLGASTTRPLPPWCSWMSEADLAVDSGQYLLDLGDTARAHQLITEGQALLPAARDKTRGVFLAYQAASHLKLGEPELAAAAAGEALVLARRISAPRCEHLVQDLVPQFQRVHAAEGVDALLTLAAA, encoded by the coding sequence GTGGACCAGTTCACCCACCCGCTCACGTACGCCCGGTCGCAACGAGGGCTGACTCGCCCTGACCTGGCGGCCAAGATCCGCGCCGCCGCAGCCCGCCGGGGCCTGCGCTCGGGCACCGACAAGGCCCGGTTGCGCAAGTGGGAGGTCCTGGGTGTGACTCCGGACGCCGACAACCAGCACTATCTTGCCGAGGCCCTCGGCATGCCGACTGACGCGGTCGACCCGGGGAACTGGCCGAACTGGCTTCACTGGGACGAGTCGGGCGTCGTCGCTCTCGGTCCCGCCAGCACAGTGCCCGCCCTCCGGGAGGCCCTCATCAGCACCATGGACCGCCGTGCCTTCCTCACCGTTTCGGGCACCGTCCTGACCGGCCTTGCCGCCGCCTGGGCGGACACCGGGGTCGTGCCCGCCCTCGCTGCCGCCGGCGGTGCCAGAAGCGTGGGGGACGATCTCGTCACCATGCTCGAAGACAGCACCCGCAAGCTCAGCTCGGTCGCCACCGAGCAGCGCCAGCACCTGGCCATGCTCCTCGATGCCCACCTCGCGACGGTCACCGATCTCATTGAGCACGGCCGCTTCACCCGGCCGATCGGCAACCGCCTGCACTCGCTGGCAGCCTCCCTCTCCCAGACCGTCGCGTGGCATCGATTCGACCACGGTCTGCACACGGCGGCAACCAAGCACTGGGTCGCCGCCCTGCACAGCACCCACGCCACCGGCGACCACGACATGGGCGCCGCCATGCTCGGGGACCTGGCCTACCAGGCAGCCTGGCGCCAGGACCACACCACCGCCGTCGGCATCCTCACCCACGCCCTCACCCGCACCGAGCACCCCGCCGCGAAGTCCCTGCTCAACCTGCGCCTGGCCCGTGCACTCGCAGCCCAGGGCAACGGCAAGGACGCGCGGCGATCTCTCACCGTGGCCGAACAACTCCTGGGAGCGTCGACCACCCGGCCCTTGCCGCCCTGGTGCTCGTGGATGTCCGAGGCCGACCTCGCCGTCGACTCCGGCCAGTACCTCCTCGATCTCGGCGACACCGCCCGCGCCCACCAGCTGATCACCGAAGGGCAAGCCCTGCTGCCTGCGGCCCGCGACAAGACCCGAGGCGTCTTCCTCGCCTACCAGGCCGCCAGCCACCTCAAGCTCGGCGAACCGGAACTCGCCGCAGCCGCCGCCGGCGAAGCCTTGGTACTCGCCCGCCGAATCAGCGCCCCACGCTGCGAGCATTTGGTCCAGGACCTCGTCCCCCAGTTCCAGCGAGTGCACGCCGCAGAGGGAGTCGACGCGCTCCTGACGCTCGCGGCGGCCTGA